The following proteins are encoded in a genomic region of Musa acuminata AAA Group cultivar baxijiao chromosome BXJ2-11, Cavendish_Baxijiao_AAA, whole genome shotgun sequence:
- the LOC135626818 gene encoding chorismate synthase, chloroplastic-like, translating into MASAASSSLPTSKPFLGGSRTDGLSGLAFRLPSTVDQISIRRRISPAPRRLEVRAGGDKFGKHFEVTTYGESHGGGVGCIISGCPPRIPLSEEDLQFELDRRRPGQSRITTPRKETDTCRILSGLYEGTTTGTSICVFVPNTDQRGHDYSEMSIAYRPSHADATYDFKYGLRAIQGGGRSSARETIGRVAAGALAKKILKMYAGTEILAYVSQVHKVVLPEGVVDNETVTLDEIESNIVRCPDPEYARKMIEAIDAVRVKGESVGGIVTCIARNVPRGLGCPVFDKLEADLAKAMLSLPATKGFEFGSGFAGTFLTGSEHNDEFYMDELGNVRTRTNRSGGIQGGISNGETIYMRIAFKPTSTIGKKQNTVTRDRHETELIARGRHDPCVVPRAVPMVEAMVALVLLDQLMAHTAQCGLFPSNPALQQQNVPAAPDGSLLTQETA; encoded by the exons ATGGCGTCTGCGGCTTCGTCTTCCTTGCCTACTTCGAAACCCTTCCTCGGGGGATCGAGAACCGACGGCTTGTCCGGCCTCGCCTTCCGGCTTCCCTCCACCGTGGACCAGATCTCCATCCGGCGGCGGATTTCCCCTGCTCCTCGAAGGCTCG AGGTGCGGGCAGGTGGAGATAAATTTGGAAAGCACTTTGAAGTCACAACCTATGGAGAATCTCATGGAGGTGGTGTTGGTTGTATTATTAGTGGATGCCCCCCTAGAATTCCTCTTTCTGAAGAGGATTTGCAATTTGAACTTGACAGAAG GAGACCAGGTCAGAGCAGGATAACCACACCAAGGAAGGAAACTGATACATGTCGAATTCTCTCGGGACTATATGAAG gaACGACAACTGGAACTTCAATTTGTGTTTTTGTTCCAAATACAGACCAAAGAGGACAT GACTATAGTGAAATGTCAATTGCATATAGGCCTTCTCATGCAGACGCAACATATGACTTTAAGTATGGTCTGAGGGCGATACAG GGAGGTGGCAGATCATCAGCAAGAGAAACCATCGGTAGAGTTGCTGCTGGAGCTCTTGCAAAGAAGATTCTTAAAATGTATGCTGGAACTGAG ATCCTAGCATATGTTTCTCAAGTTCATAAAGTTGTGCTTCCTGAAGGGGTTGTTGATAATGAGACGGTGACCCTTGATGAG ATTGAGAGTAATATAGTCAGATGCCCGGATCCAGAATATGCTCGGAAGATGATTGAGGCCATTGATGCTGTGCGAGTTAAAGGAGAATCTGTTGGTGGCATTGTGACTTGCATTGCAAGAAATGTTCCACGT GGACTTGGGTGTCCTGTCTTTGATAAACTGGAGGCTGATTTGGCAAAAGCTATGTTGTCTCTGCCCGCAACAAAGGGATTTGAGTTTGGCAGCGGATTTGCAG GTACTTTTTTGACTGGAAGTGAGCATAATGATGAGTTCTACATGGATGAGCTTGGCAATGTGCGAACAAGAACAAATCGATCGGGCGGTATACAG GGAGGGATATCCAATGGTGAAACCATATATATGAGAATAGCTTTTAAACCAACATCTACAATTGGG AAAAAGCAGAATACAGTAACTAGAGACCGACACGAAACTGAGCTTATAGCAAGAGGCCGCCACGATCCTTGTGTAGTCCCTCGAG CCGTTCCGATGGTAGAAGCCATGGTAGCTCTGGTGCTGTTGGATCAACTGATGGCGCACACAGCACAATGTGGATTATTTCCTTCTAATCCAGCCCTCCAGCAACAAAATGTTCCGGCTGCGCCCGATGGATCGTTGCTCACTCAAGAGACTGCTTAG
- the LOC103972173 gene encoding uncharacterized protein LOC103972173 isoform X2, translated as MSSSSEMSGKNVETSELQTMEDEHARLVLPSESRISNFDPQQVVEKATSRSYIWWMKILFFCFLLVVLSFVFVKWGLPFAFEKVLLPIMEWEATAFGRPVLALVLIGSLALFPVLLIPSGPSMWLAGMIFGYGLGFLIIMVGTTIGMVLPYFIGLLFRERIHEWLNKWPQQTAILRLAGEGSWFHQFRVVALFRISPFPYTIFNYAVVVTCIKFGPYLSGSIAGMIPEAFIYIYSGRLIRTLANMKYGNYTMTPVEIVYNIISFVIAIAITIAFTVYARRALGDLRKAESSISGGDNLNDIRGGIGGLTRNLYQRSQEKVIHGNFCSTIFFPFFPAFV; from the exons ATGTCAAGTTCATCTGAGATGTCAGGGAAGAACGTTGAGACTTCTGAGCTACAGACAATGGAAGATGAGCATGCAAGACTGGTGTTGCCAAGTGAATCAAGAATATCCAATTTTGACCCTCAACAGGTAGTTGAAAAAGCTACTTCGAGATCGTATATCTGGTGGATGAAAATTCTCTTTTTCTGCTTTCTGTTGGTGGTACTTAGTTTCGTCTTCGTCAAATGGGGACTACCGTTTGCTTTTGAGAAG GTTCTCCTGCCAATTATGGAGTGGGAAGCAACTGCTTTTGggcggcctgttcttgctttggtaCTCATTGGATCCTTAGCTTTGTTCCCAGTTTTGTTAATTCCTTCTGGGCCATCCATGTGGCTGGCAGGAATGATATTTGGATATGGTCTTGGATTTCTTATAATTATGGTAGGAACTACCATAGGCATGGTGTTGCCTTATTTTATTGGCTTACTGTTTCGTGAACGGATACAT GAATGGTTGAATAAATGGCCTCAGCAGACTGCTATACTTAGGCTGGCTGGGGAGGGAAGCTGGTTTCATCAATTTCGAGTCGTTGCGCTCTTTAGAATTTCACCATTTCCATACACAATCTTCAACTATGCAGTAGTAGTGACATGTATAAAATTTGGTCCTTATCTCAGTGGCTCTATCGCTGGAATGATACCTGAAGCTTTCATCTATATTTATAG CGGACGGTTGATACGCACACTGGCAAATATGAAATATGGGAACTATACCATGACACCGGTGGAGATAGTTTACAACATCATATCCTTTGTCATCGCCATTGCAATCACGATTGCCTTCACAGTATATGCAAGGCGAGCTTTGGGTGATCTCCGAAAGGCAGAAAGCAGCATTAGTGGGGGCGACAACCTGAATG ATATAAGAGGAGGAATTGGCGGACTGACCCGCAATCTTTATCAGCGGAGTCAGGAGAAAGTTATACATGGTAACTTTTGCTCGacgatttttttccctttttttccagCTTTTGTATAG
- the LOC135626819 gene encoding ubiquitin-fold modifier-conjugating enzyme 1: protein MEGWDPSTKSALTQIPLLSTRAGPRDGAAWTQRLKEEYRALIAYTTMNKSHDNDWFRISAANPEGTRWSGTCWYVHNLRRYEFALQFDIPVTYPATAPEIELPQLDGKTHKMYRGGKICLTVHFKPLWAKNCPRFGIAHALCLGLAPWLAAEVPILVDSGVLKHKDDESTSAES from the exons atggAGGGCTGGGATCCGAGCACGAAGTCGGCTTTGACGCAGATCCCGCTGCTGTCGACGCGGGCGGGCCCGCGAGACGGGGCGGCGTGGACGCAGCGGCTGAAGGAGGAGTACCGCGCCCTGATCGCCTACACCACCATGAACAAGTCCCACGACAACGACTGGTTCCGCATCTCGGCCGCCAACCCCGAGGGCACCCGCTGGTCCGGCACCTGCTGGTACGTCCACAACCTCCGCCGTTACGAGTTCGCTCTCCAGTTCGACATCCCCGTCACATACCCCGCCACCGCCCCCGAGATCGAGCTCCCCCAGCTCGACGGAAAGACCCACAAGATGTACAGGGGAGGCAAGATCTGCCTCACCGTTCACTTCAAGCCCCTTTGGGCCAAGAACTG TCCTAGGTTTGGAATTGCGCATGCCCTTTGCCTGGGCCTCGCGCCGTGGCTCGCCGCCGAGGTGCCGATTCTTGTGGACTCCGGCGTGCTGAAGCACAAAGATGACGAGTCCACCTCAGCCGAATCTTGA
- the LOC103972173 gene encoding uncharacterized protein LOC103972173 isoform X3 produces the protein MSSSSEMSGKNVETSELQTMEDEHARLVLPSESRISNFDPQQVVEKATSRSYIWWMKILFFCFLLVVLSFVFVKWGLPFAFEKVLLPIMEWEATAFGRPVLALVLIGSLALFPVLLIPSGPSMWLAGMIFGYGLGFLIIMVGTTIGMVLPYFIGLLFRERIHEWLNKWPQQTAILRLAGEGSWFHQFRVVALFRISPFPYTIFNYAVVVTCIKFGPYLSGSIAGMIPEAFIYIYSGRLIRTLANMKYGNYTMTPVEIVYNIISFVIAIAITIAFTVYARRALGDLRKAESSISGGDNLNGTDIRGGIGGLTRNLYQRSQEKVIHDDSAGIR, from the exons ATGTCAAGTTCATCTGAGATGTCAGGGAAGAACGTTGAGACTTCTGAGCTACAGACAATGGAAGATGAGCATGCAAGACTGGTGTTGCCAAGTGAATCAAGAATATCCAATTTTGACCCTCAACAGGTAGTTGAAAAAGCTACTTCGAGATCGTATATCTGGTGGATGAAAATTCTCTTTTTCTGCTTTCTGTTGGTGGTACTTAGTTTCGTCTTCGTCAAATGGGGACTACCGTTTGCTTTTGAGAAG GTTCTCCTGCCAATTATGGAGTGGGAAGCAACTGCTTTTGggcggcctgttcttgctttggtaCTCATTGGATCCTTAGCTTTGTTCCCAGTTTTGTTAATTCCTTCTGGGCCATCCATGTGGCTGGCAGGAATGATATTTGGATATGGTCTTGGATTTCTTATAATTATGGTAGGAACTACCATAGGCATGGTGTTGCCTTATTTTATTGGCTTACTGTTTCGTGAACGGATACAT GAATGGTTGAATAAATGGCCTCAGCAGACTGCTATACTTAGGCTGGCTGGGGAGGGAAGCTGGTTTCATCAATTTCGAGTCGTTGCGCTCTTTAGAATTTCACCATTTCCATACACAATCTTCAACTATGCAGTAGTAGTGACATGTATAAAATTTGGTCCTTATCTCAGTGGCTCTATCGCTGGAATGATACCTGAAGCTTTCATCTATATTTATAG CGGACGGTTGATACGCACACTGGCAAATATGAAATATGGGAACTATACCATGACACCGGTGGAGATAGTTTACAACATCATATCCTTTGTCATCGCCATTGCAATCACGATTGCCTTCACAGTATATGCAAGGCGAGCTTTGGGTGATCTCCGAAAGGCAGAAAGCAGCATTAGTGGGGGCGACAACCTGAATG GTACAGATATAAGAGGAGGAATTGGCGGACTGACCCGCAATCTTTATCAGCGGAGTCAGGAGAAAGTTATACATG ACGATAGTGCAGGTATACGATGA
- the LOC103972172 gene encoding probable beta-1,4-xylosyltransferase IRX9H, with amino-acid sequence MASIRRAPFSAVRDRPSKGQSLLGRPAQSSPSLLHGLRCLLGGLPTRRGPWRRSFLRALLFAFLVGFFWGLFSFPDLDDAGSLAPPHGFFFDPVRSANATAAEEPVDPFSKLLIIVTPTYNRASQGYHLNRLAHTLKLVPPPLLWIVVETKTATLETADILMRSGVMYRHLVCRKNTSVSLHRDVRQRHTALKHIRHHRLDGIVYFADDDNVYSLDLFERLRRIRRFGTWPVAMLSQSKNKAILEGPVCSGGRVIGWHTNEKGNNLRRFHVDMSGFAFNSTVLWNPKRWMYPKDAIELLDTVSEGFEDTGFIEHIVEDEHQMEGLPDDCSRIMNWRMHLEAKNRVYPRGWQTSKNLDAIIPLK; translated from the exons ATGGCTTCGATCCGCCGCGCCCCCTTTTCCGCCGTCCGTGATCGCCCCTCGAAGGGCCAGTCGTTGCTCGGCCGGCCTGCGCAATCCTCCCCCTCTCTGCTCCATGGCCTACGATGCCTCCTCGGCGGCTTGCCCACCCGTAGAGGCCCCTGGCGCCGGTCCTTCCTCCGCGCCCTCCTCTTCGCCTTCCTCGTTGGCTTCTTCTGGGGCCTCTTCTCCTTCCCCGACCTCGACGACGCCGGCAGCCTCGCGCCGCCCCATGGCTTCTTCTTCGACCCCGTCCGCTCCGCGAACGCCACCGCCGCTGAGGAGCCCGTGGATCCTTTCAGCAAGCTGTTGATCATCGTGACCCCCACGTACAACAGGGCCTCCCAGGGGTACCACTTGAACCGCCTTGCCCACACGCTGAAGCTCGTTCCCCCGCCTCTCCTCTGGATTGTCGTCGAGACGAAGACGGCCACCCTCGAGACCGCCGACATCCTCATGAGGTCCGGCGTCATGTACAGGCACCTCGTCTGCCGCAAGAACACTAGCGTCAGCCTCCACAGAGACGTCCGCCAGCGCCACACCGCGCTCAAGCACATCAGGCACCATCGTCTGGACGGCATCGTGTACTTTGCTGACGACGACAACGTGTACTCCCTCGACCTCTTCGAGCGATTGAGACGGATCAG GAGATTTGGCACTTGGCCTGTGGCAATGCTTTCTCAAAGCAAAAATAAGGCAATTCTCGAAGGCCCAGTATGCAGTGGAGGTCGAGTGATTGGATGGCACACGAACGAAAAGGGCAACAATCTCCGGAGATTTCATGTTGATATGTCAGGTTTTGCATTCAACAGCACCGTACTATGGAATCCTAAGAGGTGGATGTACCCAAAAGATGCCATTGAGCTTCTGGACACTGTATCAGAAGGTTTTGAG GATACAGGATTTATTGAACACATAGTCGAGGATGAACACCAAATGGAAGGCTTACCTGATGATTGCTCGAGGATTATGAATTGGCGTATGCATTTGGAAGCTAAAAATCGTGTTTATCCTAGGGGATGGCAAACCTCAAAGAATCTTGATGCTATCATTCCTTTGAAATAG
- the LOC103972173 gene encoding uncharacterized protein LOC103972173 isoform X1 — MSSSSEMSGKNVETSELQTMEDEHARLVLPSESRISNFDPQQVVEKATSRSYIWWMKILFFCFLLVVLSFVFVKWGLPFAFEKVLLPIMEWEATAFGRPVLALVLIGSLALFPVLLIPSGPSMWLAGMIFGYGLGFLIIMVGTTIGMVLPYFIGLLFRERIHEWLNKWPQQTAILRLAGEGSWFHQFRVVALFRISPFPYTIFNYAVVVTCIKFGPYLSGSIAGMIPEAFIYIYSGRLIRTLANMKYGNYTMTPVEIVYNIISFVIAIAITIAFTVYARRALGDLRKAESSISGGDNLNGTDIRGGIGGLTRNLYQRSQEKVIHGNFCSTIFFPFFPAFV; from the exons ATGTCAAGTTCATCTGAGATGTCAGGGAAGAACGTTGAGACTTCTGAGCTACAGACAATGGAAGATGAGCATGCAAGACTGGTGTTGCCAAGTGAATCAAGAATATCCAATTTTGACCCTCAACAGGTAGTTGAAAAAGCTACTTCGAGATCGTATATCTGGTGGATGAAAATTCTCTTTTTCTGCTTTCTGTTGGTGGTACTTAGTTTCGTCTTCGTCAAATGGGGACTACCGTTTGCTTTTGAGAAG GTTCTCCTGCCAATTATGGAGTGGGAAGCAACTGCTTTTGggcggcctgttcttgctttggtaCTCATTGGATCCTTAGCTTTGTTCCCAGTTTTGTTAATTCCTTCTGGGCCATCCATGTGGCTGGCAGGAATGATATTTGGATATGGTCTTGGATTTCTTATAATTATGGTAGGAACTACCATAGGCATGGTGTTGCCTTATTTTATTGGCTTACTGTTTCGTGAACGGATACAT GAATGGTTGAATAAATGGCCTCAGCAGACTGCTATACTTAGGCTGGCTGGGGAGGGAAGCTGGTTTCATCAATTTCGAGTCGTTGCGCTCTTTAGAATTTCACCATTTCCATACACAATCTTCAACTATGCAGTAGTAGTGACATGTATAAAATTTGGTCCTTATCTCAGTGGCTCTATCGCTGGAATGATACCTGAAGCTTTCATCTATATTTATAG CGGACGGTTGATACGCACACTGGCAAATATGAAATATGGGAACTATACCATGACACCGGTGGAGATAGTTTACAACATCATATCCTTTGTCATCGCCATTGCAATCACGATTGCCTTCACAGTATATGCAAGGCGAGCTTTGGGTGATCTCCGAAAGGCAGAAAGCAGCATTAGTGGGGGCGACAACCTGAATG GTACAGATATAAGAGGAGGAATTGGCGGACTGACCCGCAATCTTTATCAGCGGAGTCAGGAGAAAGTTATACATGGTAACTTTTGCTCGacgatttttttccctttttttccagCTTTTGTATAG
- the LOC135626823 gene encoding expansin-A8-like, whose product MEKAALLLLFLAWFASEFRALGDDWIPASATFYGGGDASGTMGGACGYQNLYSDGYGIKNTALSTALFNNGAACGACFQIVCDSRKSPWCKKGTHITVTATNYCPPNYDLPSDNGGWCNPPRQHFDMSQPAWETIAVYRGGIVPVYYRRVKCQRSGGIRFTINGKNYFELVLIANVGGSGVVSGAWIKGSDTQWMAMSRNWGMNWQSNAYLTGQSLSFRVQTSDGKVKTAYDVAPATWKFGDTYASSIRF is encoded by the exons ATGGAGAAGGCTGCACTACTGCTGCTGTTCCTCGCGTGGTTTGCCTCTGAGTTCAGAGCTCTGGGAGATGATTGGATTCCTGCCTCGGCAACCTTCTATGGAGGGGGTGATGCTTCCGGCACTATGG GTGGAGCGTGTGGGTATCAGAACTTGTACAGCGACGGGTACGGCATCAAGAACACGGCACTGAGCACGGCGCTGTTCAACAACGGCGCCGCCTGCGGCGCGTGCTTCCAGATCGTGTGCGACTCGAGGAAGTCGCCGTGGTGCAAGAAGGGGACGCACATCACCGTCACCGCCACCAACTACTGCCCGCCCAACTACGACCTTCCCAGCGACAACGGCGGGTGGTGCAACCCGCCGCGGCAGCACTTCGACATGTCTCAGCCAGCCTGGGAGACCATCGCCGTCTACCGGGGCGGCATCGTTCCCGTCTACTACCGCAG GGTCAAGTGTCAGAGGAGCGGCGGCATCAGGTTCACCATCAACGGGAAGAACTACTTCGAGCTGGTGCTGATCGCCAACGTGGGAGGGAGCGGCGTGGTCTCCGGCGCCTGGATCAAGGGGTCCGACACGCAGTGGATGGCCATGAGCAGGAACTGGGGCATGAACTGGCAGAGCAACGCGTACCTCACTGGTCAGAGCCTCTCCTTCCGGGTGCAGACCAGCGACGGCAAGGTCAAGACCGCCTACGATGTCGCGCCGGCGACTTGGAAGTTCGGCGACACCTACGCGTCCTCCATCCGGTTTTAG
- the LOC103972173 gene encoding uncharacterized protein LOC103972173 isoform X4 translates to MSSSSEMSGKNVETSELQTMEDEHARLVLPSESRISNFDPQQVVEKATSRSYIWWMKILFFCFLLVVLSFVFVKWGLPFAFEKVLLPIMEWEATAFGRPVLALVLIGSLALFPVLLIPSGPSMWLAGMIFGYGLGFLIIMVGTTIGMVLPYFIGLLFRERIHEWLNKWPQQTAILRLAGEGSWFHQFRVVALFRISPFPYTIFNYAVVVTCIKFGPYLSGSIAGMIPEAFIYIYSGRLIRTLANMKYGNYTMTPVEIVYNIISFVIAIAITIAFTVYARRALGDLRKAESSISGGDNLNDIRGGIGGLTRNLYQRSQEKVIHDDSAGIR, encoded by the exons ATGTCAAGTTCATCTGAGATGTCAGGGAAGAACGTTGAGACTTCTGAGCTACAGACAATGGAAGATGAGCATGCAAGACTGGTGTTGCCAAGTGAATCAAGAATATCCAATTTTGACCCTCAACAGGTAGTTGAAAAAGCTACTTCGAGATCGTATATCTGGTGGATGAAAATTCTCTTTTTCTGCTTTCTGTTGGTGGTACTTAGTTTCGTCTTCGTCAAATGGGGACTACCGTTTGCTTTTGAGAAG GTTCTCCTGCCAATTATGGAGTGGGAAGCAACTGCTTTTGggcggcctgttcttgctttggtaCTCATTGGATCCTTAGCTTTGTTCCCAGTTTTGTTAATTCCTTCTGGGCCATCCATGTGGCTGGCAGGAATGATATTTGGATATGGTCTTGGATTTCTTATAATTATGGTAGGAACTACCATAGGCATGGTGTTGCCTTATTTTATTGGCTTACTGTTTCGTGAACGGATACAT GAATGGTTGAATAAATGGCCTCAGCAGACTGCTATACTTAGGCTGGCTGGGGAGGGAAGCTGGTTTCATCAATTTCGAGTCGTTGCGCTCTTTAGAATTTCACCATTTCCATACACAATCTTCAACTATGCAGTAGTAGTGACATGTATAAAATTTGGTCCTTATCTCAGTGGCTCTATCGCTGGAATGATACCTGAAGCTTTCATCTATATTTATAG CGGACGGTTGATACGCACACTGGCAAATATGAAATATGGGAACTATACCATGACACCGGTGGAGATAGTTTACAACATCATATCCTTTGTCATCGCCATTGCAATCACGATTGCCTTCACAGTATATGCAAGGCGAGCTTTGGGTGATCTCCGAAAGGCAGAAAGCAGCATTAGTGGGGGCGACAACCTGAATG ATATAAGAGGAGGAATTGGCGGACTGACCCGCAATCTTTATCAGCGGAGTCAGGAGAAAGTTATACATG ACGATAGTGCAGGTATACGATGA
- the LOC135626817 gene encoding double-stranded RNA-binding protein 6-like: MYKNQLQELAQRSCFNLPSYTCIREGPDHAPRFKAAVNFNGEVFESPSFCTTLRQAEHSAAEVALAALSHRGPSHSLAARILDETGVYKNLMQEISQRVGAPLPSYTSVRSGLGHLPVFTCTVELAGITFTGEPAKNKKQAEKNAALAAWSSLKRLAKEAASSSTEQNNDEQEQITIARALLNYRLKEKIAMANNPHATPFPKKFPVQLDKKPASLQSPLSVSKILPLIRQNSIPRGRATSRGINDGAHSSFQENHNERPQNFPVAAAAPYFPVRPFGRPCHGMAPPVTIRTAVPVFSAPPLPPPPSQVCQQRLPVIGHTQIRMASPVRIRQSVPVFSAPPPLPPVTSVIPVRVKEPLPVVSPPSSDKVLVPVIASALPVKVKESVPVATASLSVNEQSPVTAPAVPVLVKEPLSSIQTHEPSTSPLACPAVKPSSQIEDFVDGRDAKDLEESESTAMESLKRLDIC, encoded by the exons ATGTATAAGAACCAGCTGCAGGAGCTAGCGCAGCGGAGCTGCTTCAACTTGCCGTCGTACACGTGCATACGCGAGGGGCCGGACCACGCGCCGAGGTTCAAGGCGGCCGTGAACTTCAACGGCGAGGTGTTCGAGAGCCCGAGCTTCTGCACCACGCTGCGGCAGGCGGAGCACTCGGCGGCGGAGGTGGCTCTCGCCGCCCTATCCCACCGCGGTCCCTCCCACTCCCTCGCCGCTCGGATCCTG GATGAGACAGGGGTTTATAAGAACCTCATGCAGGAAATTTCCCAGAGAGTTGGGGCACCTTTGCCATCATATACCTCGGTGCGTTCAGGTCTGGGACACCTGCCTGTCTTTACATGCACAGTGGAACTTGCTGGAATCACGTTTACGGGCGAACCTGCTAAGAACAAGAAGCAGGCAGAAAAAAATGCTGCTTTGGCAGCATGGTCATCATTGAAACGAT TGGCGAAGGAAGCAGCAAGCTCGTCAACTGAACAAAACAATGATGAGCAGGAACAGATCACGATTGCTCGAGCTCTCCTCAATTACCGCCTCAAGGAAAAAATAGCTATGGCGAACAACCCCCATGCAACTCCTTTCCCAAAGAAGTTCCCAGTTCAGCTAGATAAAAAACCAGCTTCACTTCAATCTCCTCTATCTGTATCGAAGATCCTTCCTCTCATCAGACAAAACTCTATTCCAAGAGGTCGTGCAACCTCTCGTGGAATAAATGATGGAGCTCATTCATCATTCCAAGAGAACCACAATGAGCGGCCCCAGAACTTCCCTGTTGCTGCAGCAGCACCATATTTTCCAGTTAGGCCCTTCGGTCGGCCTTGCCATGGCATGGCACCCCCTGTGACAATAAGGACAGCTGTGCCAGTCTTTTCAGCCCCCCCacttccaccaccaccatcacaggTATGCCAACAACGTCTGCCTGTTATTGGTCACACACAGATCCGCATGGCATCCCCAGTCCGCATCAGACAGTCCGTGCCAGTCTTTTCTGCTCCACCACCACTCCCACCTGTAACTTCAGTGATCCCAGTTCGGGTGAAGGAACCCTTGCCGGTTGTCTCACCCCCTTCATCGGACAAGGTTCTTGTGCCAGTTATCGCATCAGCATTACCTGTTAAGGTAAAAGAATCAGTGCCAGTTGCTACGGCATCTCTCTCAGTGAATGAACAGTCACCTGTTACTGCACCAGCTGTTCCAGTTCTAGTAAAGGAACCATTGTCCTCAATTCAGACACATGAGCCTTCAACCTCGCCCCTGGCCTGCCCAGCAGTGAAGCCGTCGAGTCAGATAGAGGACTTTGTGGATGGTCGTGATGCAAAGGATCTGGAAGAATCTGAATCGACAGCGATGGAGAGCTTGAAACGATTGGATATCTGTTGA